The Skermanella pratensis genome has a window encoding:
- a CDS encoding YHS domain-containing (seleno)protein produces MTRSAIRPLIVALAALAAVGSFSPPALAKEPAIYTGFFSSVAVGGYDPVAYFTQGKPVEGSKEFSTRWMDAEWRFATAANRDLFIAAPEKYAPQYGGYCAWAIAQNKTASGDPKLWKVVDGRLFLNYDQDVQERWEKDIPGFIASADRNWPTVLGK; encoded by the coding sequence ATGACTCGAAGCGCAATACGCCCGCTGATCGTCGCCTTGGCCGCCCTGGCGGCGGTCGGCTCGTTCTCACCGCCCGCCCTGGCGAAGGAACCGGCGATCTATACCGGGTTCTTCAGCAGCGTCGCGGTCGGCGGTTACGACCCCGTGGCCTATTTCACCCAGGGGAAGCCGGTCGAGGGCAGCAAGGAATTCTCGACCCGCTGGATGGACGCGGAATGGCGCTTCGCCACCGCCGCGAACCGCGACCTCTTCATCGCGGCGCCCGAGAAATACGCGCCGCAGTACGGCGGGTACTGCGCCTGGGCGATCGCCCAGAACAAGACCGCGTCGGGCGACCCGAAGCTGTGGAAGGTGGTCGACGGCAGGCTGTTCCTGAACTACGACCAGGACGTCCAGGAGCGGTGGGAGAAGGACATCCCGGGCTTCATCGCCAGCGCCGACCGCAACTGGCCCACGGTCCTGGGCAAGTGA
- a CDS encoding tetratricopeptide repeat protein — MLASVDLEGLGAVAAGRFRAGRAMEYDIFFSYAHADRDAALPVITALKARNLRVFHDETEITDGDSIVRRIVEGLGRARMLVAWYSATYPTRRACQWELTSALIAARHEFPDGRTVERRILALNPETGTGHLHPADILAKKYVDARGIPAEELAARAAALLDGLTGSFGEIRTLGGPRWHGGNPRAGSSRFVGRFPDMWRIDERLSKNRLALIAGESVGLVQVQGMGGIGKTLLAEEYARRFCAAYPGGIFWLNAARGQDLGTQRQGFAGNLGIAVAGLGPHEVEGALKDKLADLDGYLWIVDDLPPDAGPADLNAWSAPTANGATLVTTRGTGPGGAGFVHRLRLLLDTEAHELLTKRRIPVTDAEKAAAREILALLGNHALAVDVAGAAVAMLGYQGFRDRLRDPAKDATELAAKLAAKLAGDLPTGHAQQIAATLLDSIDRLDAAGLRFLHLAALLAPAPIPLSLAAGVFARLPGGDDGLAEAALALSEATREALAEHISGDGEDAGDAASVHVLVSRTVRFHMGEPPPEMREAAVAALTEAMEKADDIRNHATLLPLVPHARTLTEDLPDAPAALLLGWLGRFNHERGSYADAEADWRQTVDATKRLQGDEHPDTLTSMNNLAATLSAQGDHGGAQALLEQVLALFRRGLGAEHPNTLTSMNNLAETLSALGDHGGARALQEQVLALRRRVLGDEHPGTLTSVNNLAATLSALGDHGGARALHEQVLALRRRVLGDEHPNTLGSMNNLAAMLLHLGDAQGARALVAEALPVALRKYGRTPELSQALIALAELLGVPEP; from the coding sequence ATGCTCGCATCGGTTGATCTTGAAGGCTTGGGCGCCGTCGCGGCCGGGCGGTTCCGGGCGGGGCGGGCGATGGAATACGATATCTTCTTCAGCTACGCCCACGCCGACCGCGACGCGGCGCTGCCGGTCATCACGGCGCTGAAGGCCCGGAACCTCCGCGTCTTCCATGACGAGACGGAGATCACGGACGGCGACTCCATCGTGCGGCGGATCGTGGAGGGGCTTGGCCGCGCGCGGATGCTGGTGGCCTGGTACTCGGCCACGTACCCCACCCGTCGCGCCTGCCAGTGGGAGCTGACCTCCGCCCTGATCGCCGCCCGGCACGAGTTCCCCGACGGCAGGACGGTCGAGCGCCGCATCCTGGCGCTGAACCCGGAAACGGGCACCGGGCACCTCCATCCGGCCGACATCCTGGCGAAGAAATACGTCGATGCGCGCGGCATCCCGGCGGAGGAACTGGCCGCCCGGGCCGCCGCCCTGCTGGACGGGCTGACCGGCAGCTTCGGCGAGATCCGGACGCTGGGCGGCCCTCGCTGGCACGGCGGCAACCCGCGCGCCGGCTCCAGCCGGTTCGTCGGCCGTTTTCCCGACATGTGGCGGATCGACGAGCGCCTGTCGAAGAACCGGCTCGCGCTGATCGCCGGCGAAAGCGTCGGGCTGGTCCAGGTGCAGGGCATGGGCGGCATCGGCAAGACCCTGCTGGCGGAGGAATACGCCCGGCGCTTCTGCGCGGCCTATCCCGGCGGCATCTTCTGGCTCAACGCCGCCAGGGGGCAGGACCTGGGCACGCAGCGGCAGGGCTTTGCCGGGAACCTCGGCATCGCGGTCGCTGGCCTGGGACCGCACGAGGTCGAGGGCGCGCTGAAGGATAAGTTGGCCGACCTGGACGGCTACCTATGGATCGTGGACGACCTTCCGCCGGACGCCGGCCCGGCCGACCTGAACGCCTGGAGCGCGCCCACCGCCAACGGCGCCACCCTGGTCACCACCCGCGGCACCGGGCCGGGCGGAGCAGGCTTCGTCCACCGGCTGAGGCTGCTGTTGGACACCGAAGCCCATGAGCTTCTGACCAAGCGAAGGATTCCGGTCACCGACGCGGAAAAGGCGGCGGCGCGGGAAATCCTGGCGCTTCTCGGCAACCACGCCCTGGCGGTCGATGTGGCGGGTGCCGCCGTCGCGATGCTGGGCTACCAGGGTTTCCGCGACCGGCTGCGCGATCCCGCGAAGGACGCGACGGAACTGGCCGCGAAGCTGGCTGCCAAACTGGCCGGCGACCTGCCGACCGGCCATGCGCAGCAGATCGCGGCCACCCTGCTGGACAGCATCGACCGGCTGGACGCTGCTGGCCTTCGCTTCCTGCATCTTGCCGCCCTGCTGGCCCCTGCACCGATCCCCCTGTCCCTGGCGGCCGGTGTCTTCGCCCGGCTGCCCGGCGGCGACGACGGCTTGGCCGAGGCTGCCCTCGCCCTCAGTGAAGCCACTCGGGAAGCTCTGGCCGAACACATATCGGGCGACGGGGAGGATGCCGGCGATGCCGCGTCGGTCCACGTGCTGGTCAGCCGCACCGTGCGCTTCCACATGGGCGAGCCGCCGCCCGAGATGCGCGAGGCCGCCGTGGCGGCCTTGACCGAGGCGATGGAGAAGGCCGATGACATCCGCAACCATGCCACCCTGCTGCCCCTGGTCCCCCACGCCCGCACCTTAACCGAAGATCTGCCGGACGCCCCGGCAGCCTTGCTCTTGGGATGGCTTGGACGTTTCAATCATGAGCGGGGATCCTACGCCGACGCGGAGGCGGACTGGCGTCAAACCGTTGATGCAACGAAACGCCTGCAGGGCGATGAGCATCCCGACACCTTAACCAGCATGAACAATCTGGCCGCAACGCTCAGCGCACAGGGCGACCACGGCGGCGCCCAGGCGCTACTGGAGCAGGTGCTGGCGCTCTTCCGCCGGGGGCTGGGGGCCGAGCATCCCAATACCCTTACCAGCATGAACAATCTGGCCGAAACGCTCAGCGCATTGGGCGACCATGGCGGCGCCCGGGCGCTCCAGGAACAGGTGCTGGCGCTCCGCCGACGGGTGCTGGGCGACGAGCATCCCGGAACCTTGACCAGCGTGAACAATCTGGCCGCAACGCTCAGCGCACTGGGCGACCACGGCGGCGCCCGGGCGCTCCACGAGCAGGTGCTGGCGCTCCGCCGACGGGTGCTGGGCGACGAGCATCCCAATACCCTGGGCAGCATGAACAATCTGGCCGCAATGCTCCTGCATCTCGGTGATGCCCAGGGAGCGCGGGCGCTGGTGGCTGAGGCGTTGCCCGTCGCGCTGCGGAAGTACGGGCGCACGCCCGAGCTTTCGCAAGCCTTGATCGCCTTGGCCGAGTTACTCGGCGTGCCCGAGCCGTAG
- a CDS encoding type II toxin-antitoxin system HipA family toxin — MRRDVNVCLGDAEHPVGTLYFTSDSRRQASAFEYHPRWLASKERFQIDPALPLVRGAQYRGRGGSERASVFHGCFADSEPDGWGIQVIRRDHAKSLKEASKGAADGRPIADRPLDGLDFLLAVDDVSRVGALRFEVGGKFVRVPDPGKRGTPPLIELGDLLAATRAVETGTETARDLAYLRGKGTSLGGMRPKCSVIDDDGVLSIAKFPSVGDTRAVTLGEVLALKLAKLARIDAAEARIVHSDDIPVTLVRRFDRDGGRRFMYASARTILQIDDDQEHSYTEIADAIVRNCLYADRDREEMWRRMAFTVLINNVDDHMNNHGFLHIGGGKWRLSPAFDVNPFPDKARVLKTWISEESGADASIASVMAVASYFKLKPARAREVLLDVVQAVGRWRQVASDPVVGMTAREIEQYENAFEHGEKAAAEKELRARVPGAYPVPPTGNRDTEGLDT; from the coding sequence GTGAGGCGCGACGTGAATGTCTGCCTGGGTGACGCCGAACATCCGGTCGGAACGCTGTACTTCACCTCCGACTCACGGCGCCAGGCGAGCGCGTTCGAGTATCATCCGCGCTGGCTGGCCTCCAAGGAGCGCTTCCAGATCGACCCCGCACTGCCGCTTGTCCGCGGTGCCCAGTACCGGGGACGGGGAGGGTCGGAGCGGGCGTCGGTGTTCCACGGATGTTTCGCGGACAGCGAGCCGGACGGCTGGGGCATCCAGGTGATCCGGCGCGACCACGCGAAGTCCCTCAAGGAGGCGAGCAAGGGGGCGGCAGATGGCCGGCCGATCGCCGACCGTCCGCTAGACGGTCTCGACTTCCTGCTGGCGGTCGATGACGTGAGCAGGGTGGGCGCCTTGCGGTTCGAGGTCGGTGGCAAGTTCGTCCGGGTCCCGGATCCGGGCAAACGCGGCACGCCGCCGCTGATCGAGCTGGGCGATCTGCTGGCCGCCACCAGGGCCGTCGAAACCGGAACGGAAACCGCGCGGGACCTGGCCTATCTCCGGGGCAAGGGGACCTCGCTGGGCGGCATGCGCCCGAAATGCTCCGTCATCGACGACGACGGCGTGCTGAGCATCGCCAAATTCCCGAGCGTGGGAGACACCAGGGCGGTCACCCTGGGAGAGGTGCTTGCCCTGAAGCTGGCGAAGCTGGCCCGCATCGATGCCGCCGAGGCGCGGATCGTCCATTCCGATGACATCCCGGTCACGCTGGTCAGACGCTTCGACCGCGATGGCGGCAGGCGGTTCATGTATGCCTCGGCCAGGACGATTCTCCAGATCGACGACGATCAGGAGCACTCCTACACCGAGATCGCCGACGCCATCGTCCGGAACTGCCTGTACGCGGACCGGGACAGGGAGGAGATGTGGCGCCGCATGGCCTTCACCGTCCTGATCAACAACGTGGACGACCACATGAACAACCACGGCTTCCTGCACATCGGCGGAGGCAAGTGGCGGCTGTCGCCCGCGTTCGACGTCAACCCGTTCCCAGACAAGGCGCGCGTCCTGAAGACCTGGATTTCCGAGGAATCGGGTGCCGACGCCTCTATCGCCTCCGTGATGGCGGTGGCGAGCTATTTCAAGCTGAAGCCCGCGCGGGCGCGGGAAGTCCTGCTCGACGTGGTGCAAGCCGTCGGGCGGTGGCGCCAAGTGGCGAGCGATCCTGTCGTCGGCATGACGGCGCGGGAGATCGAGCAGTACGAGAACGCCTTCGAACACGGGGAGAAGGCGGCGGCGGAAAAGGAACTGCGCGCGCGGGTGCCCGGCGCATATCCCGTGCCGCCTACGGGGAACAGGGACACCGAGGGCCTGGATACATGA
- a CDS encoding adenylate/guanylate cyclase domain-containing protein: MTAHQTPDIPAAPGPLATGLATAPARRRWLAAPPGPLRNATIFAWLITVLAASMALESIGFPWPGEEYAAFNRLAAWITGALLALAVGSLLCVRAGWMLAGRMGMVLYGCGVVGVMTVMLGPGTGIDVLAATCLFAGPALLFARTERLALAAACALCVGVIVFMQVWIRLGHPPYAPATAANLAEVRTGVVIVAACVGVLVVYLYWSAEIARGAAAREAARSDALLLNVLPASVAERLKAGERPIADRLDAVTVLFADIAGFTAFAADRNATEVVEVLGGLFSRFDALCAWHGVEKLKTIGDGYMAVAGAPAGLPDHAGAAARVALGMMEAMEETLRRHPGLGLRVGLNTGPVVAGVIGTHKFAYDVWGDTVNLASRLESRASPGTIAISAGTRAALGDRFLVEPLGTAELKGIGAVPVWRLVGSAEG, translated from the coding sequence GTGACCGCGCATCAGACTCCGGACATTCCGGCCGCCCCGGGCCCCCTGGCGACCGGCTTGGCGACAGCCCCGGCCCGGCGCCGCTGGCTGGCCGCGCCCCCCGGCCCCCTGCGGAACGCGACCATCTTCGCCTGGCTCATCACGGTGCTGGCGGCCTCCATGGCCTTGGAAAGCATTGGGTTCCCGTGGCCGGGAGAGGAATATGCCGCCTTCAACCGGCTGGCCGCCTGGATCACCGGCGCCCTGCTGGCGCTGGCCGTCGGCTCGCTGCTGTGCGTGCGGGCGGGATGGATGCTGGCCGGGCGGATGGGGATGGTGCTTTACGGCTGCGGCGTCGTCGGGGTCATGACCGTGATGCTGGGGCCGGGTACGGGAATCGACGTGCTCGCCGCCACCTGCCTGTTCGCCGGCCCGGCGCTGCTGTTCGCCCGCACGGAGCGCCTGGCGCTGGCCGCCGCCTGCGCGCTGTGCGTCGGCGTCATCGTCTTCATGCAGGTCTGGATCCGCCTGGGCCATCCGCCCTATGCCCCGGCCACGGCCGCCAACCTGGCGGAGGTCCGGACCGGCGTGGTGATCGTCGCCGCCTGCGTCGGCGTGCTGGTGGTCTATCTCTACTGGTCGGCGGAGATCGCCCGGGGTGCGGCGGCGCGCGAGGCGGCCCGGTCGGACGCGCTGCTGCTGAACGTGCTGCCGGCCAGCGTCGCCGAGCGGCTGAAGGCCGGGGAGCGTCCGATCGCCGACCGGCTGGACGCCGTGACGGTCCTGTTCGCCGACATCGCCGGCTTCACCGCCTTCGCGGCGGACCGCAACGCGACCGAGGTGGTGGAGGTGCTGGGCGGCCTGTTCTCCCGCTTCGACGCGCTGTGCGCGTGGCACGGGGTGGAGAAGCTGAAGACCATCGGCGACGGCTACATGGCGGTCGCCGGCGCCCCCGCCGGCCTGCCCGACCATGCCGGCGCCGCGGCCCGGGTGGCGCTGGGCATGATGGAGGCCATGGAGGAGACCCTGCGCCGGCATCCCGGCCTGGGGTTGCGCGTCGGCCTGAACACCGGCCCCGTGGTCGCCGGCGTGATCGGCACGCATAAGTTCGCCTACGACGTCTGGGGCGACACGGTCAATTTGGCGAGCCGGCTGGAATCGCGGGCCTCCCCCGGCACCATCGCGATCTCCGCCGGCACGCGGGCGGCGCTGGGCGACCGCTTCCTGGTGGAACCGCTGGGCACGGCCGAGTTGAAGGGCATCGGCGCGGTGCCGGTATGGCGGCTGGTCGGGAGTGCGGAGGGGTGA
- a CDS encoding ABC transporter permease encodes MASGTTAKGIGKGFGQPGEVPAWVNNALLPVLNLVAALVVSSLVILAIGENPLAAMEVLLYGSFGYPEAIGFTLYYATNFIFTGLAVSVAFHCGLFNIGGEGQAYIGGLAIGLVGLTLGGMPWPVVAVVAIVAGALGGAAWAYVPAYLQAKRGSHIVITTIMFNFIAASIMTYLLVDVLIAPGQQSPESRQFDQSTWLPFMHQALAWVGIDIPNSPLNLSFVWALACCALVWVFVWHTRWGYEIRTVGQNERAAVYAGISPSRNIILAMAISGALAAFVGLNEVLGVHHRLILGFTGGVGFVGIAVALMGRNHPIGIVLAALLFGALYQGGSELAFEFPNINREMVVVIQGLVILFAGALENLFKARIEALFRRTARQPAAAG; translated from the coding sequence ATGGCATCGGGAACGACGGCGAAGGGCATCGGCAAAGGGTTCGGGCAGCCCGGGGAGGTGCCAGCATGGGTCAACAACGCCCTGCTGCCGGTGCTCAACCTCGTGGCGGCGCTGGTGGTCTCCAGCCTCGTGATCCTGGCGATCGGCGAGAACCCGCTGGCCGCGATGGAAGTGCTGCTCTACGGCTCGTTCGGCTATCCGGAGGCGATCGGCTTCACGCTGTACTACGCCACCAACTTCATCTTCACCGGGCTGGCGGTGTCGGTCGCCTTCCATTGCGGGCTGTTCAACATCGGCGGCGAGGGGCAGGCCTATATCGGCGGGCTCGCGATCGGGCTGGTCGGGCTGACGCTCGGCGGGATGCCGTGGCCGGTGGTGGCGGTGGTGGCGATCGTGGCGGGTGCCTTGGGCGGTGCCGCCTGGGCCTATGTCCCGGCCTATCTCCAGGCGAAGCGAGGCAGCCACATCGTCATCACGACGATCATGTTCAACTTCATCGCCGCCTCGATCATGACCTACCTGCTGGTGGACGTGCTGATCGCCCCCGGCCAGCAATCGCCGGAAAGCCGGCAGTTCGACCAGTCAACCTGGCTGCCCTTCATGCACCAGGCGCTGGCCTGGGTCGGCATCGACATTCCCAACTCGCCGCTGAACCTGTCGTTCGTCTGGGCGCTGGCCTGCTGCGCGCTGGTCTGGGTCTTCGTCTGGCACACCCGCTGGGGCTACGAGATCCGCACCGTCGGCCAGAACGAGCGGGCGGCGGTCTATGCCGGCATCTCGCCGTCCCGCAACATCATCCTGGCCATGGCAATCTCCGGCGCGCTGGCCGCCTTCGTCGGACTGAACGAGGTGCTGGGCGTGCATCACCGGCTGATCCTGGGCTTCACCGGCGGGGTCGGGTTCGTCGGCATCGCGGTGGCCCTGATGGGGCGCAACCACCCGATCGGGATCGTGCTGGCGGCGCTGCTGTTCGGCGCGCTGTACCAGGGCGGGTCGGAGCTGGCGTTCGAGTTCCCCAACATCAACCGGGAGATGGTGGTGGTGATCCAGGGGCTGGTGATCCTGTTCGCCGGCGCGCTGGAGAACCTGTTCAAGGCGCGGATCGAGGCGCTGTTCCGGCGCACCGCGCGCCAGCCGGCGGCTGCGGGCTGA